In the Archaeoglobaceae archaeon genome, ACTCCAAGCAAAAGCCCGGCAGCACCGATTATCCCTCCTCCTGGCTCTCCTGGTTCAAATTTGACACCATATTTAACCATTTCATCAACAACTTTCTTAGAATTAGCGGCACCAACTACGTAAGGTTCTTCCACGAGTCTACCTACTCCGTATCCGCCCAGAGTGTATATTCTCCTTACACCAAATCGCTTCGCTATCTCTATGTAAGCATTCACGAGCTCAAAGTGCCCCTCGTTGCTTATGCTCTGAAAGTCCCCCACGAGTATTAACAGATCGGGGGAACTACCATTTGATTTCCATGCGTAAACCTCATTCCTCGGTATTCTAATAGTTCCATCTTCCAGAACCATTACCTGCGGTGGGAAGTGATGAGAGTATATCTCCACAATCTTTTCAGCTCCAAGCTCGTTTACCAAGTGATCCGCTACAAGCTTCCCAACATGTCCGATACCTGGCAAACCTTCAATGAATACCGGATCCTTTAGCCCGCAGGCCTCTGGATCCTTCAAATACCTTACGTCCACTCTTTTTATCATTCCAATCACCCTCTCAAAAAGAATCCTTTCTCCTTTCTCAACATCCTTCTATACTTCCCATAAGGATCCTCCGGGGAGAATCTCGGTGGAATTGGCATTCTTGTCTCTCCTCCACACTTTGGACATCTATTCTTCAATGTGTAATTACCACACTTTGAGCATTTTCTCATGAGAGCTTTCATACGGCCTCTCTTGCAAAGTTAGCTTCTCCTCCAAGCTTCTTGGCATTCTTCAACACAGTGTCCACGATTTTCTTTAGGGAGTTCTCTGCAAGCTTATAATCTTCTGCTTCCACGACAATCCTATACTTGGGTGCACCGATGTAGAAGATTTCAACCTTGACATTATCTGTGGGCTTGATTTCTGAGAACAATTTTTTGATCCTTTCAACACCATCTGGCTGGAAAAATTTGACCTCGAAAACTCCCCTGACTTTAACTCTTTTTGGTTTTATGTTCTCACGCGCAATTTCAGCCATCGCCTTTGCGAATTCCTCTCCGACAATCTTAACGAGAACTTCATAACCCTCATAGGCTGCCTCTTCAAAAGCAGAATAAATGGAATCGTATTCCTTTAACAATTTTCTTCCAAGCTTTACAAGTTCTTCATTGCTTAGCTTTACTTTCTCATTCGCTAACTCAAGCCATTTGAATGCGGCCATTTCGTTCTTCCATTGTTGAAGTTTCTCCCTTTTTTGCCTTTCATTGACATCTTTAATTGATAGATCTATGTGGCCTCTTTTCGGATTCACGCTGAGAACTTTGCAAACCACTTTTTGCCCCTTCTTAACGTGCTCTCTTATGTCTTTTATCCAGCCCGATGCAACTTCACTTATATGAACCATTCCCTCTTTATTCTCATACTCGTCTAAGGAAACGAAAGCACCAAAATCTAAAACTCTTGTAACAGTTCCCACCACAATCTCTCCCACTGAAGGATAGCCCGTTCTTTTTATTATGAGTCTCTCTCCACTTTCGCTTTTCATCCCCTTCTGCTAAGCTTTGTGTGAATTTAACTCTATCGGAAGATTTAAAAAACTTATAAAATAATTAGAGTTTTATATCGTTTTTCTACTACAGAAAAAATTATCTTTAAAAAATTAATGATTTGGCTATGTGGGATACAATTGCAGAGCGGTACCACCTGTGGACTATAAACAACAGGTGGTTTTATTATCTTCTCGGATTAGAGATCAAAAACTCGGTGAAAGATGCTGAGAGAATAATCGACATTGGTGCCGGCCCAGGAATTCTTTCAGAAGAATTAAAGAATCTGTTTCCGGAAGCTGAGATAATTTGTATTGACTTATCTTCAGAAATGTGCATAATGTCTGGTGGAATCAGATGTAAGGCCGAGTGTTTGCCCTTCAGAAATGAAGTGTTTGACGTGGCAATTTTCTGCTTCTCCTTACATGAGTTAAGTGTTGAATGTGCACTGAAAGAAGCTTACAGAGTTTTAAAAAGAGGGGGTTTTATCTTCATTATAGATTTAGACAGGGATGCGCCGGAGATTATTAAAAAACTCTGGAAGATAATTTTTAGCAGGCTTATTTCTCCAGATTATGCCAGTAAAGTATACAACAGTTGGAGAGCGTTTGAAAAATGTGAGGATATAGCAGAAAGACTTAAAAAATGAATTTCGATGTTGAGTTAAGCAAGGGTGCTTATGGATTCAAAATCTCAGCAAAAAAAATATGAGGCTTATCGACATCAAGTGCTCGGTGATAGTATGGCTCGAATTTACAGTGATAGGGATGCAAGTTTAGAACCCTTAAAGGGTAAGAGGATTTGCATTGTTGGTTACGGGAGCCAGGGGCATGCACATGCTCTAAATTTGCGTGATAGCGGGCTTGATGTTGTAACCGCTTTGCCAGAATGGGACAAAGAGAGCTGGAAGAGAGCTGAAAAAGATGGCGTTAAGGCAATAAAACTCGAAGAAATAGACGGAGACTTGATTGCGATGCTCATTCCGGATATGGTTCAGCCAGAAGTTTACAGAAAATTTGTTCATGGAAAACTAAAACCTGGCTGTGCGATCTTATTTGCCCACGGTTTCAACATCCATTACAACCAGATCGTTCCACCGAGCAACGTTGATGTAATAATGGTTGCTCCTAAAGGCCCGGGACCTTTGGTTAGGAGGATGTTTGTTGAAGGCAAAGGTGTGCCGGCACTTCTTGCGGTTCACCAGAATGCAAGCGGAAAGGCCTTGCAAATTGCCTTAGCGTATGCAAAGGGCATTGGAGCGACAAGGACTGGAGTTATAGAAACAACTTTCAAAGAGGAGACTGAGACCGATCTATTTGGTGAGCAGGTCGATCTATGCGGTGGAGTTGCTGAGATGATAAAGAATTCTTTTGAGGTTCTTGTTGAAGCAGGCTATCAGCCAGAAGTTGCCTACTTTGAAGTCTTGCACGAACTTAAGCTGATAGTCGATCTGATTTACGAGGGTGGCATTTTCAATATGTGGAAAGCAGTTAGCGAAACTGCAAAATACGGGGGGATGACGCGAGGAAAAAGGATATTCACAAGTGCTGTTAAGGAAGAGATGCGTAAGATTTTGAGGGAGATACAGAGTGGTGAGTTTGCGAGAGAGTGGATCCTTGAGAATATGGCCGGAAGACCCGTTTACAACAAGCTTCTCGAAATGGAGGCAAATCATCCGATAGAAGTTGTTGGAAAAGAGATGAGAAAGTTAATTCCGTGGCTGAGCAAGTAATTTTATATTTTTTAATTATATAAGTATAGACTTAAAAATTCGGATGCTGTTCACAGGAGCTTTTTATCTAATTTTTACTTGCAATTGGAATTTCAAATCACACCTTTTCTCTCGAAATTCCTGATCTCGTCTTCGCTATATCCAAGAGAAGACAGTATTTCGATATTGTGTTTTCCCAACTCTGGAGCAGGCTTAACTGAGCCGGGTGATTCTGAAAGTTTCACACAAACTCCAGGTATCTGGAATTTCATGCCCTTATACTCCACCTCAACAAGCATCCCCCTTGCCTTCAGCTGTTCATCATTTCTGAGTTCTGAAACATCGTAAATTGGTCCACATGGAACTTTTGCATTAGCAAGTAGTCGAACAATTTCGTCTCTTTTCATTTTTGAAGTCCAGTTACTAACGACTTTATTTAGTTCCTCATCATTTTCAAATCTTGAGATAAAAGTAGAGAATTTACCCTCGCTGACAAGCTCCTCCATCCCCATTGCCCTAAACAATCTTTTTGCCTGTGCATCTGTTAAAGCACATATCGCAACTTCCCCATCTTGGGCTGGATAAATGCCATAGAGAGGCAATTTTATCCCGGGAGGGTATTTCGTGATACTTAAACCTATTTCTTTCGCTTTTTCTCCTAATGCAGTCTCTACAATACCGGCCAAGTTGATCGAGAAAACGACGTCCTGCATTGAGACGTCAACTAACTGCCCCATTCCAGTTTTCTCGCGCCAATAAAGAGCGAACATCGCCCCAAGTGCGGCATAAACGCCGGAAACTATGTCGCCAATGAACATCTTTGGTTTATTCCCGACTCTCTCAACAAGCTTGGCTGTTCCCCCCGCACCCTGTGCTATTAGATCAAAAGCAGTTCTTTCTCTATAGGGCCAGTTCTACCAAATCCCGATATGCTGACATAAATTAGTCTTGGATTCAGTTCTCTCAGCTTCTCATAACCGAGTCCAAATTCATTCATAGTCCCTGGGCCGAGATTCTCCACCAATATGTCAGATTTTGAAGCAAGCCTTTTGAAAATTTCCACACCCTCTTTATCTCTGAGATTTAAGGTTAAACTCTTTTTGTTTTTGTTCAAAGCACAAAAAAGGGCTTCAAGTTCTGGATGAATAAGTGAAGTCCAAACTCTTAAAGTGTCTCCAATTTTGGGTTCCACCTTGATTACTTCAGCACCCATCTCTGCCAAAAGGGTTGCACAAAGGGGCCCTGAGATGAATTGAGAGGTGTCTATAACTCTCACACCTTCCAGCGGAGCTGACATATTGACTAATGTTAATTGCCAATTTTAAATATTTCGCAAAATCATCAGTAAAATTCCACTCCCGTAAGCATTTCGGAGAGCAGATTTTTTATGAACCTGCAGTTTTGGGCACTCCTTAAACAATCGTTGGAAAAAATGTCTGCTGAGAAGACCACAATGTTGTTCTTTTTTACTCCCAGAATCACATTCTTACCCGCTCTAAAAACAATGTCTCCAAGCATAGCTTTTGAATCCTTATTCCCGTTAAGAACTACTTCGCAGGCGTCTTTTGGTTCTATATGGTAAGCATTTAGGGCTAAAATTTCATCTACCCCACGGAAATATTCAAGCTTTCCCCTCATCGCACTTGCTTTAAGCAAAATTCTGTCCGCAACTGGTAGAAGCCCATTTTTGAGCTGTATAGGTGAGAAGCCATTCTCTCTGACATGAAAAATAAAGATTTTACTCTTTAGGAGTCTTGATATCGCGGAAATTTCGTTCGTTTCGGGCATTTTGAGGTAGAAAATGATATCATATGAGAATTCAAGCTTGCTTAATTCTGTAACCTCTGAGCTTAATTTATCGGCATATTCAACATAGTATTCATTAATCAAGCATTCTTCAAGCTCCTTATACTTGTGCCACTCACAGGAATCTGCAACCAGAAGAACCGTAAGCATACTTGCTTAACCAAACATTACTACATAAGCTTTGCCAAGATCCGTTATCGCAATCTTGAGATGTTTTCCCTTTCTTTCCGTTGTAACTAACCCGTCCTCCTCCAATTCGTTCAAATGGTAACTCATTCTTGCTCTTTGGGCCATATACTTCTTTTGTTCCTCGATTTTTCCGTCTACGAGTTCTATCAGTCTATTTATAGAATCTACTGACCCTCCCTCATTTGCAAGCACTTTTAAAATTTTAATTCTATCCCCATTAAATTTTTTGAGAGGGGGTGTTTGCAGAAACTTTGTAGAGTTCTCCCAAGCCGAGTATATCTTGCTGTTCGAGATTTGCGCTGAGATAAGAAAGGCCATACATAGCAATTTATCCGCGTCTGAAACGTTAAAAAGAACCGAGTTCCCACTTTCGATCTCCTGCCTGATAACACTAAGAATTTCCCAAACAATCTGATATACTCTTTTACCTTCGAAGTTTAGTATTTTCGACTCAACAAGAGAGCTTAAAGCTCGATTAACGTTTTCAACGGCATTTAATGCTTCCTTTTCTCTGTAAACAATATAGGCCTTATGAATTGGATAACCGACTGATTTTATACTCTCCAAAATTGTTGCGCTTTCTGAAGTGACTGCTACTACATGTACAACTTCTCCCATAGTTCATTCCAAATTTTTCTTGTTTAAAAAATTTTCTCTATAAGCATAAACTTTTATCTTAAAACAAGCCCCCCTTTGTTTCCTGTGGAAATGGTTGAATTAGTATTAAAGATCAGACTGCAAGAAAATAAGCTTTTTAAAGAAAAGAAAAATAGAGTAAATGTATCTAACAGCCATAGAACTTAATTTATGCCATCTCCATAAATTTCCCTCCAAGTTTTGTTTTATTTGAGTTTTTGAGTCTGCAAACTTCTAAGGCACCGCTTTATAAAAAATTAGCTTTGATGAAGATTATTTTCTCCAAACAATCGGATTTCTATATCACCATAAATTTCTTTTTGAAAGATTTGAAACTTTTTTCTTAGAACAAGATGGAGAAGGGAAATATAATACTCCACCAAGTCCTCCCTATTACTTGCAATGGAGAAAAGAGTTACGAATTCTTTTTTCTGCAACAATTTCAAAAGGTTTTCCTCAACCTGTCGAATTTTACCCTCCATACTTTCATCATGTGGAATTGAAGTTACCAAGTCTATATCTATAAAATCCTTACCTTTTCTTTTTTTCCGCCTCTTTTCAATAGCTTCCGCTTTCCTCAGCTCCTCAATTAAATCTTTTAATGTGTTTATTTTTCTTATTCTCCTCCTCTGTGCTCTCAGTAAGTCTTCAAGTTTGATTTCATCTATTTCATCAGCATCGAATTCCTCCCACTCTATTATTTCAACATCACTTTCATCTTCTGCAGGTGGTGGCTGAGGGGCAATAGCGTCTGCTTTCATTCTTACAAGAATTGCCGCATAAAGTAAAACCCTTCCGGAAATTCTTAAATCAAGCTTTTTAGCTTCTTCAAGTCTTTTTAGAAATTTATCGGTAACATCAATTACATCTATATTCCAAGGGTCTATTTCCCCTTTTCTTGCCATGTCTATTAGTATTTCGATTGGATCTCCGAATTCAGCTTTATACCCGTTACGATCGATGAGTTGTCACCTCCTAATGTTATACCCACAACCGCATCTGCAGATTCAACCATCGGCTTTCTTAAAGAGACAACTATGAACTGAGCAGACTTAGAGCGTTTCTTTATCATCTTCGCAACTCTTTCGACATTTACACCATCGAGAAACATATCAACTTCATCAAAAGCATAAAAAGGTGCAGGTTTGAACATCTGAATTGCCAATATCAATGATAACGCCACAAGACTTTTCTCTCCCCCACTTAACGCTTCAAGCCTCTGCATTGGCTTATTTTTAAGTCTGACTCGCATGTGGAGTCCGCTATTAAATACGTCTTCGCTATCGAGAAATAACTCACCCTCACCATCTGCGAGTTCTGCTAAAATCTGTCCGAAGTTCTTGTTAATCGCATTAAAAACTTCAAAAAATACCTCTCGTTTTCTCTTCTCATACTTCTCAATTCTATCGATTATCTCAGCTCTTTCTTTTTCTAAAATTCCCTTTTTCTGAACCAATTCGTCTCTTCTTGCTTTGACGTTTTCGTAATCCTGTATTGCTTTGAGATTCACTTCTCCAAAATTTGCAAGTAGACTATTAACCTCAGAGAGTTCCCTAATCAACTCTTGTAAGTCTCTCAGAACCTCTGGTAACTCAAAACCCTCAAATTTTTTAAGATCTCCCAAAATTACTGATAGCTTCTCATTAAGATTCAAAAGTCTATCCTCGCATCTCTTTAAATCAAAATCAGCCTTGTTTTTCTCTTCTTCAAGTTTTCTGAGTTCTGAAAGTAGAGTGTCTCTATATTCCCTGAGTTCTCTAACCTTTTCACCTAAACCCTTCTCCTCGTCACGCAGTTCTTTAAGCCTCTGTGTGATTTCTTCATATCTCTTTTTATTTTCTTCAATTTTGCTTTTAAGCTCAATTTTTCTTTTGAGCAATTGCTCAAGCTCCAAATTTATAGAATTTAGATTTTTATCGAGCTGAGATTTCTGAAACTCGTAATTTTCGATCTTTTTCTCAACCGATATAAGAATTTCTCTGTTTCGTGAGAGCTCGTCTTTAACTTTCTCAAGCTCTGAAAGTATCTCGGGTATTTTACTTTCTTTCAATTTGCTTTCTAAATCTCTTATTAAAGCCTCGAGCTCTTTTATTTTCTTTTCGATTTCTGAGATGTTATTGTTAACTCTTCTCAATTCTTCGATGTGCTGTGACTTTTCCGTATTTCTTTGGTCAATTCTTTTATCAATTTCACTAATCTGACTATTGTAACTCTTTAGTCTTTCCTCCAGAACTCTAACCTCTCCCCTAATCTCCTGAACTCTTGCATTGATTTCATCAAGCTTTATTTTCAGATTTTTTCTGCTTTCCTCAACTTTAACGAGTTCTGCTGTTATCTTCTCTTTCTGTTGCTGCAGTTCGTATATTCTGTCTGTAAGCTCTCTATCTTTTTCTAACAACTCCTTTGAAATTAGAAGGCCCTTTCTCTCTCTGCTTCCTCCAGAAATCAAACCACTCTTTTCTACGAGATCTCCATCAAGAGTGACTATTCTCAAATTTTTATCCATCAATCTCCTAGCACTCTCAATCGTGTCAACAACTACTGTATCACGGAGCAGGAACTTGAAAACTGGTAGAAATTTCTTATCGCATTTAATCAGGTTAACTGCAAAGTCTATTACGCCCCTCTCGCTCAATACGCTCCGATCAAATTCGACTTTATAATCCTTTATCTTTCTCAGTGGAATGAAACTAGCCCTCCCTGCTTGAAGCATTTTGAGATATTTTATGGCTTCAACTGCATCATCTTCAGTTTCAACCACAATAAATTGCAGAGCCCCACCAATTGCAGATTCTATAGCTGAAGTAAATTTTTCATCAACTTCTCCAAGTTGAGATACCGTTCCAAAGATTCCCACTAGCTCTCGTTTATCTTTAGCATTTAGAATTGTCTCAACAGGCTTTGAATAGCTCTGCAGAGTAGATATTTTGGCTTTGATTTTCGCAAGCTCTACTTCGCAACGCTTTGATTCTTCTTCGACATCTGAAAGTTTTGAACGGAGAGAAAATAGCTTTTTATCAAAATCTAAAAATTCGGAATTTAAATTTCTCTGTTCTTGCTCTTTTTTCAGCAATTCTATTGATAGAGACTCCAGCTTTTTCTTATCATCCTCAAGCTTTTTGGATAAACTCTCTTTTTCAGCTCTTGCATCCTCAATTTCAATCTCAATCCTTCTAACAATCTCCAGAAGTTTATCTCTTTCGGAAATTAATCTATTTCTTTCTTCTTTTAGTTTTTCGAGTTCTTCTCTTTTATCAATCAGTTTATTTTTAAGCTCCTGATAACTTTTGTCCGCACTTTCAAGAGCCTGTCTTAGTGAATTTAGCTTACTTTCAAGATCGCCAACTATTTCGCCGAGACTAACTCTCTTCAGGACCTCTTCTTCAAGCTCTTTTCCAACTTTTTCTATTTCATCTCTTAATTTTAAAACTTCTCCCTTCTTCTTTAACTCATCCTCCTCTATTCTTGAAATTTCTTCCAAATAGATCTTTTCGGCCTTCTTTATTGAATCCATTTCAGATGTAATTTTAAGAATTTCAGTTTGAATCTCACTTAGCTTTTCATCTCCAAACTTTGAAATTGAATCTGCCACTTCTTTAAGCTTTTCATTGGTCTCAAAAATTTTCTTCGAGATATCGGGAATAAGATATGAAAGTCTATCTTTTTCTTTCTCAAGTTTTTCGATTTCCTTTTCAATTTTTTCTTTGGTAGATTTGAGAGAGAGAAACTCATGAGCTTTAATCTGTTTCTCGATTTCCGCCTTCCTGAGCATTAACTCTTTGTAGCGGAGAGCTTCATTTCTGTCTTTTTCAAGATTTGAAAGCATAGATTCGACTTCTGCAATAACAGCTTCGATTTTTTCAATGTTTTCTCTAACTCTATCAAGTTCCTCAAGAGCCCTTTCTTTTCTTTCGTCGAATTCCGAGATTCCCGCAATATCTTCTATTATTTTTCTTCTCTGCACTGGAGACATTTCAACTATTCTTGTAACATCACCCTGCATAACAATGTTATAAGCATCACTGTAAATACCGAGCTGTGAAAGCAAATTTTGCACATCTGTCCAGCTTGCGGGCTTACCGTCCAAGTAGTAATAGCTGTAATGACCCCTGTCAGTTATTTTGACTCTTCTCGTTATCTCATATTTTTTGCTATCATCCCCAAGAACTATAGAAACTTCGGCCTCTCTTTTACCCTCGGATACAAGATCAGAAAGTCTTTCAGCCCTTAGTTGCTTGGTAGATGTAGAAAGACCTAAACAAAAAAGAATAGAATCTATAATATTTGATTTTCCACTGCCATTGGGCCCTGTTATTACTGTAAATCCGGGATATAGTGGGATCTCTACCTTTTTGCTAAAGGATTTAAAGTTCTTTAGGGTTATCTTCGCAATCTGCATTTCAGTCGCAGATTATTAAATCCTTCTCGTCTTCCAGTATCTGAGATTTCTTTGAATTCTCATTCTCCTTCTCTCCAATTTTTTCTCTCTTGAATGTATCGACCTTTATTTCTTCTTGCCTTGTCTGTTTTTCTAACTTTTCAGATGTTTTCTCATCTTTTAGCTGAGTTTGAACCGATTTTCTATCCTTACTATTCTCCCTCAATTCCTTTAGCTCACTTTTAATGTATGTAAGCTCAATTACAATACCCTCGACTGCCTTTCTAAGCTCAACAAGCTTTGAATCGAGCTCTGAAATTTTTTTCGCCACCTCGGATGTCTCTATTTCTCTTCTTATCATGGGCAGTATTTTATCTAATTCAATTTTTTCCGAAATCATCTCATCCACCCCGCCGCCGTTTTATAATCTTGCTTCGAAGGTATTAATAAATCTTTCTCCTATCTTTATATAGCCAGAATAATAAGCATCATAGGATTCTCATAGTCTTGTCCACAAATTTCTCAGCGAGTTTTGCATGCCTCTCTTCATCTTTTACAAGCTCCCTAAGTTTTTCAATTTCCCCACCGAGAAGATTACTGAATTTCTGAATCATTTGCTCATACAAAACCTTTGCACTCGTTTCAAGTTTGTATATCTCATTGAAAAACCTCTTATCTGAAAATTTGAACTCTTCAACCTTTTTCTCAATCTCAATTCCGAGACTTTTTGCAATCTCTTCAAGCATCAGTTTATGCTTCTCAGAATCCGACATTAGCTGGAAAAGGACTCTCTTTTGTTCTTCGTCCATGATCTCAACAAAAGCTTTAAAATTAGCTTCACTTTCGAATCCCGCTTCAATTCTGTAGGCTTTTTCAAGCATCCCCTTCAGAACCATTTTAGGATCCATGAATTCTCTATTTTTCGTTCAAGATAAATCTTTCCACTTCTAAAGATTTAGCTGACTAATGACACCCCTGAGCTTGTGACATGGCATAATAGCTTTAAAATCTCTCAGAGACTTTTAAAAGTCAAGAAGACCGTTTTCTTAATTAGAACATACACCAATAGAGTTAAATACGTGGAGATTATAATCATTGTGAGCAATATGAAACCGGTGAACAGCAAAGCGGTCTCGCCACTGATCGGATTCATACTGTTGATGGCAATAGTGATGGGGCTAATCGGCATTCTACAATCAACAGCAGTTCCGCAGTGGAATAAGGCGGTTGAGGCAAAACATCTCAGCGAGTTGAAGTACGGGGTTGCTGATGTTAGCGAAGTTATTTCGCTCTCAGCTTCAACAGGAAATCCGGCAAAGGTAGTTTTAAAGGCAGGTGTAGATTACCCGAATTATTACGTTCTCGTCTCTCCACCAAAGGCTTCGACCACGATTTCCACAAAGGATTTGGGAATAAGAGTTGAGGGAAACGTTTCGGTTGGTGGAGAGAGGCGAGAATTCAGATTGGAAAATACGACTTCCGCTATTATTGTCGAGCCCAATTACTTCTATTCTTCGCGTTCAAAGCTGATCTACGAGCACTCAGCAGTTTTAAGGCTTGAGGATTCTTTTGTTTTAAAGGAATCCGACCAGATCTCTTTCAGCAACAACTCGATTTCGCTATACATCATAAAGGCGAACTTTAACAGCTTTGCAACAACTGAGAGTGCAAACCTAATCTTTATTCCAGTCTCTGTTGGAGGCAGAAATCTTTTCAGCGGAAATATTAGCCTTGAATGCTTTGACGAAAAAACCGCTGAGTGGTGGAATTCTAAGCTCAGTGATGTTTATAGGAACAATTCGGAAGTAAAGGTTAGCAGAACTGGAAACGTTGTTAGCCTTGAAAATCTCAAAAACATCACGCTTTCGATTTCTGTTTTTGAAGCCTACGCTGTTATTAGTGGAGAAATCTCTCAAGATTTTGGAGTAACTCCAGATAAATTCATTCCACTTACAGATACTCAATTTAGTGTTTATCAATATTCCACAGTAATGCTTGGTGCTAAGCTTGTAGATAGGTTTGGAAATCCTATCAAAAATTATCCCGTAATGATATTTGTGTCTTCAAGCAACGGAATTTGTAATTCCAACCCATATCAGACCGTTACAAACGAACGAGGTGAGGTTTGGTATTACTTTAATGCAAACGTAACCACCGACAATCCAAATGAAACAGTTACATGTACAGTATCTTTTACAACAAGTGGAATAGAAGCACAAGATTTCATAGTAGAGGTCAATACATCTGTCCCTTTCTGCGAAGAGTGTCCAGCTAATGGAGAGTGTCCTCCCTGTCCCACTCCCACACCATGTCCTACATGCCCGCCTGCAGGTAGTCTCTCAAAAGTGAGGGGGGCAACTCTGTCGGGTATATCTTGTTCGCCTGTGTGCAGCAGTTACAACAACTCTTTTGTAGGATGGATTGACGGTCAATCTATTTGGGCAAACTCTACACAAAATTGTGCATGGCAAAACTTTACTTTCACATTGCCATATACCATTAATTCGAGTGTTTCTCCCATACTTATATGGAATGGCAATTGTAAAGATAAAGCAGGGCCTGTCTATGCGTTGATATACCTTAACAACAATCTTGAGAATGCGAGGGGACAGGGACTTGGTGGTGGTGAGTTGGAGGTTCAGCTAAATGCAAATGACTTTGTTAATCAACAAATCTTGGTGTCTATTGTTTGTTCTAATAATCTCGATAAAATAAACTGTCCTTCTGGCCAAAGTCCATGGAATTTAAGCACCAACTATATTGAAATTCTTTTTTTAGCAAACATTTGATAACGATCCAACCTACAGCGTAACTCCAACAACTTAGCTTGGAATGTAACAACAGACGTTCAGCTATTCGCTGACGGAACCGTAAACTACGGATGGTGCATAAAGTCAAGCAACGAAAATCAGGCTACAAGAATTACGTTCAATTCCAAGGAGAACTTAAATACTGCGACGAGACCATATCTGCGCATTGAATTTGCTCCAAAAGTTGACTGAAATTTTAGAATATTTTATTCTGGAGACCTATGGTTAGGAGTGGAACTCTAAAAACCCTTTAAGCAAAAATTATTCTGCCTTTTTGAAAAGAGCCGTGTAATTTATCGCTTTTCCATTGAAGTTCAAAAATCCACATTAGGTTAGAGCTTGAAAGAGAAATAGTAGAG is a window encoding:
- the smc gene encoding chromosome segregation protein SMC — its product is MQIAKITLKNFKSFSKKVEIPLYPGFTVITGPNGSGKSNIIDSILFCLGLSTSTKQLRAERLSDLVSEGKREAEVSIVLGDDSKKYEITRRVKITDRGHYSYYYLDGKPASWTDVQNLLSQLGIYSDAYNIVMQGDVTRIVEMSPVQRRKIIEDIAGISEFDERKERALEELDRVRENIEKIEAVIAEVESMLSNLEKDRNEALRYKELMLRKAEIEKQIKAHEFLSLKSTKEKIEKEIEKLEKEKDRLSYLIPDISKKIFETNEKLKEVADSISKFGDEKLSEIQTEILKITSEMDSIKKAEKIYLEEISRIEEDELKKKGEVLKLRDEIEKVGKELEEEVLKRVSLGEIVGDLESKLNSLRQALESADKSYQELKNKLIDKREELEKLKEERNRLISERDKLLEIVRRIEIEIEDARAEKESLSKKLEDDKKKLESLSIELLKKEQEQRNLNSEFLDFDKKLFSLRSKLSDVEEESKRCEVELAKIKAKISTLQSYSKPVETILNAKDKRELVGIFGTVSQLGEVDEKFTSAIESAIGGALQFIVVETEDDAVEAIKYLKMLQAGRASFIPLRKIKDYKVEFDRSVLSERGVIDFAVNLIKCDKKFLPVFKFLLRDTVVVDTIESARRLMDKNLRIVTLDGDLVEKSGLISGGSRERKGLLISKELLEKDRELTDRIYELQQQKEKITAELVKVEESRKNLKIKLDEINARVQEIRGEVRVLEERLKSYNSQISEIDKRIDQRNTEKSQHIEELRRVNNNISEIEKKIKELEALIRDLESKLKESKIPEILSELEKVKDELSRNREILISVEKKIENYEFQKSQLDKNLNSINLELEQLLKRKIELKSKIEENKKRYEEITQRLKELRDEEKGLGEKVRELREYRDTLLSELRKLEEEKNKADFDLKRCEDRLLNLNEKLSVILGDLKKFEGFELPEVLRDLQELIRELSEVNSLLANFGEVNLKAIQDYENVKARRDELVQKKGILEKERAEIIDRIEKYEKRKREVFFEVFNAINKNFGQILAELADGEGELFLDSEDVFNSGLHMRVRLKNKPMQRLEALSGGEKSLVALSLILAIQMFKPAPFYAFDEVDMFLDGVNVERVAKMIKKRSKSAQFIVVSLRKPMVESADAVVGITLGGDNSSIVTGIKLNSEIQSKY